A single Gambusia affinis linkage group LG22, SWU_Gaff_1.0, whole genome shotgun sequence DNA region contains:
- the smek1 gene encoding serine/threonine-protein phosphatase 4 regulatory subunit 3, with translation MTDTRRRVKVYTLNEDRQWDDRGTGHVSSCYVERLKGTSLLVRAESDGSLLLESKINPNTAYQKQQDTLIVWSEAENYDLALSFQEKAGCDEIWEKICQVQGKDPSVDITQEVVDESEEERFDDMSSPGLELPPCELNRLEDLAELVASSLPSPLRREKLALAVENEGYIRKLLELFRVCEDLENREGLHQLYEIIKGIFLLNRTALFEVMFSDECIMDVIGCLEFDPALPQPRRHREFLTKTARFKEVIPISDPELRQKIHQTYRVQYIQDMVLPTPSVFEENMLSTLHSFIFFNKVEIVGMLQDDEKFLTDLFAQLTDEATDDDKRQELVNFLKEFCAFSQTLQPQNRDAFFKTLSNMGILPALEVILGMDDVQVRGAATDIFSYLVEYNPSMVREFVMQESQQNDDDILLINLIIEHMICDTDPELGGAVQLMGLLRTLLDPENMLATANKTEKTEFLSFFYKHCMHVLSAPLLANTTEEKPSKDDFQTAQLLALILELLTFCVEHHTYHIKNYIINKDILRRVLVLTASQHAFLALCALRFMRRIVGLKDEFYNRYIMRNFLFEPVVKAFRNNGSRYNLLNSAMIEMFEYVRVEDIKSLTAHIVENYWKSLEDVDYVQTFKGLKLRYEQQRERQDNPKLDSMRSILRNHRFRRDARTLEDEEEMWFNTDEDDLEDGEAVVPPSDKMKSEEDLMEPISKFMERKKLKDTEDKEVLGKSSLSGRQNPSFKLSFSGSTKTSLASPPSSASLNPGSPGSPGSPGSGARSSPPMTAVTTKGGLVGLVDYPDDDEEEEEEEDGESKEDALPPTKKSKLSS, from the exons ATGACGGACACTCGTAGGAGAGTCAAAGTCTATACCCTCAACGAGGACAGACAGTGGGATGACCGTGGGACCGGGCATGTCTCCTCATGCTATGTGGAGCGTTTAAAAGGCACTTCTCTCCTAGTTCGAGCAGAGAGTGATG GTTCACTACTATTGGAGTCCAAAATCAACCCAAATACAGCATACCAGAAACAGCAG gacaCATTGATAGTATGGTCAGAGGCTGAGAACTATGATCTAGCACTCAGCTTTCAGGAGAAAGCTGGCTGTGATGAAATCTGGGAGAAAATATGTCAG GTGCAGGGAAAGGATCCGTCAGTGGACATCACACAGGAAGTTGTGGATGAGTCTGAGGAGGAGCGCTTCGATGACATGTCTTCCCCAGGTTTGGAGCTGCCGCCATGTGAACTAAACCGCCTGGAGGACCTCGCTGAGCTGGTGGCCTCCTCGCTCCCGTCGCCGCTGCGGCGTGAGAAACTGGCTTTGGCAGTGGAGAATGAAGGCTACATTCGCAAGCTTCTGGAACTGTTTCGCGTGTGTGAGGACTTGGAGAACCGAGAAGGACTGCACCAACTGTACGAAATAATCAAAGGCATCTTCCTGCTAAATCGCACCGCACTCTTCGAGGTGATGTTTTCTGACGAGTGCATCATGGATGTCATCGGCTGTCTGGAATTCGACCCAGCACTGCCGCAGCCACGGCGGCATCGAGAGTTTCTGACTAAGACGGCGCGTTTTAAGGAGGTGATCCCCATCTCCGATCCTGAACTGCGTCAGAAAATACACCAGACATATCGCGTGCAGTACATTCAGGACATGGTGCTGCCCACGCCCTCTGTATTTGAGGAAAACATGCTGTCCACCCTGCACTCCTTCATCTTCTTCAATAAGGTGGAGATAGTGGGCATGCTACAG GATGATGAGAAGTTCCTGACAGACCTCTTTGCACAGCTAACAGATGAGGCTACAGATGATGACAAAAGACAAGAACTG GTAAACTTTTTAAAGGAGTTCTGTGCGTTTTCACAAACATTACAACCTCAAAACAGAGACGCTTTTTTCAAGACTTTGTCAAACATGGGCATTTTACCTGCACTAGAGGTTATACTG GGAATGGATGATGTTCAGGTTCGTGGGGCAGCCACAGATATTTTCTCTTATCTAGTGGAGTATAACCCCTCCATGGTACGAGAGTTTGTCATGCAGGAGTCTCAGCAAAATGATGAT GATATTCTTCTCATCAACCTGATCATAGAACACATGATCTGTGATACTGACCCAGAACTTGGTGGCGCTGTCCAGTTAATGGGTTTGCTGCGGACTTTATTGGATCCAGAGAACATGCTGGCAACCGCAAAT aaaacagaaaagacagagtTCCTGAGCTTTTTTTACAAGCATTGTATGCATGTCCTCTCTGCTCCGCTATTAGCCaacacaacagaagaaaaaccaaGCAAAG ATGATTTTCAAACAGCCCAGTTGCTTGCCTTGATTTTGGAGCTGCTAACGTTTTGTGTTGAGCATCACACGTATCACATCAAGAACTACATCATCAACAAAGATATCCTAAGGAGGGTTCTGGTTCTCACTGCCTCTCAACACGCCTTTTTGGCACTAT gTGCCCTGCGTTTCATGAGGAGGATTGTAGGCCTGAAGGACGAGTTCTACAATCGGTACATCATGAGAAACTTCCTGTTTGAGCCCGTCGTTAAAGCTTTCCGCAACAATGGATCGCGCTACAACCTATTAAACTCAGCTATGATTGAGATGTTTGAATATGTCCGTGTG GAGGACATAAAATCTCTGACAGCTCACATTGTGGAGAACTACTGGAAGTCTCTGGAAGATGTAGACTATGTCCAGACATTCAAAGGCCTAAAGCTGCGATACGAACAGCAGCGAGAGAGACAAGACAACCCCAAACTGGATAG CATGCGCTCCATCTTGCGGAACCACCGCTTCCGACGCGACGCACGGACGttagaggatgaggaggagatGTGGTTCAACACAGATGAAGATGACCTTGAGGATGGTGAGGCCGTTGTTCCACCCTCCGACAAGATGAAGAGCGAAGAAGACCTTATGGAACCTATTAGCAAATTCatggagagaaagaaat TGAAAGACACGGAGGATAAAGAAGTATTGGGCAAGTCGAGTTTGTCAGGCAGGCAGAATCCCAGCTTCAAGCTTTCCTTCTCTGGCTCCACTAAGACCAGTCTGGCCAGTCCTCCTTCATCAGCATCACTGAACCCAGGTTCTCCAGGATCACCAGGATCTCCCGGCTCAGGGGCACGGAGCTCGCCCCCCATGACAGCTGTAACCACAAAg GGAGGTTTAGTGGGACTGGTAGACTATCCggatgatgatgaagaggaggaagaagaggaggacggAGAAAGTAAAGAGGATGCTCTGCCGcccacaaaaaaatccaaactgagCTCGTAA
- the erh gene encoding enhancer of rudimentary homolog, which produces MSHTILLVQPTKRPEGRTYADYESVNECMEGVCKMYEEHLKRMNPNSPSITYDISQLFDFIDDLADLSCLVYRADTQTYQPYNKDWIKEKIYVLLRRQAQQAAK; this is translated from the exons ATG tCGCACACAATTTTGCTTGTCCAGCCGACCAAGAGACCAGAGGGCCGCACATATGCGGACTACGAGTCGGTAAACGAATGCATGGAAg GTGTTTGCAAAATGTATGAAGAGCATCTGAAGAGGATGAACCCAAACAGTCCATCCATTACGTACGACATTAGTCAGCTGTTTGACTTCATCGATGACCTGGCAGATCTGAGCTGTCTTGT GTACAGAGCTGACACGCAGACATACCAACCTTACAACAAAGACTGGATTAAAGAGAAGATATATGTCCTGCTGCGGCGCCAGGCTCAGCAAGCAGCAAAGTAA
- the paplnb gene encoding papilin b, proteoglycan-like sulfated glycoprotein, protein MNILQVLGILQLVVPAFTVTQPVNDYWGEFGPYGPCSRTCGTGVAMRTRRCITSRTDGGHNCVGSSKSFLTCNTHACPVGSRDFREEQCSEFDGMDFQGKRHTWVPYYGASNPCELNCVPRGQNFFYRHRPTVVDGTPCYVGRTDICVDGVCRLLDHREFMGLDNDTVSVHSSAPVAVSPHPRDTRTYIYRAGVYGECSATCDGGMQYRSVECWVQDPSNPHVVDESYCITQRLQRPQSQQACSMHPCAAAKFSASSFSVCSVTCGEGQQTREVVCVGARGEHLPDHACRGLARPASVQTCRRPACPTHISWHVTEFGLCSRSCGGGVRERKVGCFDADLNPFSEDHCGFDSRPMSVETCNAQPCNRPQTVPSIQDSGAGRGTIRFVPHVPGEQSGHPCVQSLYGCCPDGHTPATGPRSQGCTQDDCVRSRYGCCLDGVTPARGFGMAGCPEYQTPGGYDSNPRETLTYIYRAGVYSECSASCDGGVQYRSVECLVQDPSNPRVVDESYCIAHRLQRPLSQQPCNRHPCAAAEYSVSSFSGCSVTCGEGQQTREVVCVGARGEHLPDHACRGLARPASVQTCRRPACHTHISWHVTEFGLCTRSCGGGVRERKVGCFDTDLNPYPEERCGEASRPLSVESCNTQPCPGVQTVPSVQNPEARESPRRFVPHVPGDHSVPRPDTYSERGPYPPVYGPHCAQSFYGCCPDGHTSATGPRSQGCPQHDCGQSRYGCCLDGVTPAPGVGRAGCPEFQTTEQRPSRPADPSSGNICLLPSDEGPCDNWMVRFVYNYSTGKCKEFWYGGCHGNANNFRSMEACRSECEGVSRGPAPARGASRRGSLGSIARARAQRSRLQRTE, encoded by the exons ATGAACATCCTGCAAGTCCTTGGCATCCTGCAGCTGGTTGTTCCTGCTTTTACA GTGACACAGCCGGTAAATGACTATTGGGGAGAGTTTGGGCCCTATGGCCCTTGCAGTCGAACCTGCGGCACCGGAGTGGCAATGAGAACCAGGAGATGTATTACTTCAAG GACAGATGGAGGACACAACTGTGTAGGATCCTCCAAATCATTCCTCACCTGTAATACTCAT GCCTGCCCAGTTGGATCAAGAGACTTCAGGGAGGAACAATGTTCAGAGTTTGACGGAATGGACTTTCAAGGAAAACGACACACATGGGTCCCTTATTATGGAG CTTCTAATCCATGTGAGCTAAACTGTGTACCAAGGGGGCAAAACTTCTTCTACCGCCACAGGCCCACAGTGGTGGATGGGACCCCATGCTATGTGGGGCGCACTGACATCTGTGTGGATGGAGTTTGTCGG CTATTGGACCATAGAGAATTTATGGGTTTGGATAACGACACAGTCTCTGTCCACTCCTCTGCTCCTGTTGCTGTTTCCCCCCATCCAAGAGACACACGCACATACATCTACAGGGCCGGGGTTTACGGGGAGTGCTCTGCCACCTGCGACGGAGGCATGCAGTACCGCAGCGTGGAGTGTTGGGTCCAGGACCCGTCAAACCCCCATGTGGTCGATGAGTCATACTGCATCACACAGCGCCTGCAGAGGCCACAGAGTCAGCAGGCGTGCAGCATGCATCCATGTGCTGCAGCAAAGTTCAGCGCCTCCAGCTTCAGTGTG TGTTCAGTGACCTGTGGTGAAGGGCAGCAGACGAGGGAGGTGGTCTGTGTGGGAGCGAGAGGAGAACACCTGCCTGACCATGCCTGCAGAGGACTGGCCAGACCTGCTTCTGTCCAGACCTGCCGCAGACCTGCCTGTCCCACACACATTTCCTGGCATGTGACAGAGTTTGGACTT TGCTCTAGAAGCTGTGGAGGTGGTGTGAGGGAGAGGAAGGTTGGCTGTTTTGATGCAGATCTGAATCCCTTCTCTGAGGATCACTGTGGATTTGACAGCAGACCTATGTCTGTCGAAACATGCAATGCACAACCCTGTAACAGACCACAAA CGGTTCCAAGCATCCAGGACTCAGGGGCTGGTAGAGGCACCATAAGGTTTGTGCCCCATGTTCCAGGGGAACAGTCAG GTCATCCTTGTGTGCAGTCACTGTATGGATGCTGTCCTGACGGCCACACACCTGCAACTGGACCCAGGAGCCAGGGATGCACACAAGATGACTGTGTTCGTAGCAG ATATGGCTGTTGTTTAGACGGAGTGACACCAGCTCGAGGGTTTGGAATGGCTGGATGTCCTGAGTACCAAACACCTGGG GGTTATGACAGCAATCCAAGAGAGACACTTACATACATCTACAGGGCTGGAGTCTACAGCGAGTGCTCTGCCTCCTGCGATGGAGGTGTGCAGTACCGCAGCGTGGAGTGTTTGGTTCAGGATCCATCAAACCCCAGAGTGGTGGACGAGTCCTACTGCATCGCCCACCGACTGCAGAGGCCACTCAGTCAGCAGCCTTGCAACAGACACCCATGTGCTGCTGCAGAGTACAGCGTCTCCAGCTTCAGTGGG TGTTCAGTGACCTGTGGTGAAGGGCAGCAGACAAGGGAGGTGGTCTGTGTGGGAGCGAGAGGAGAACACCTGCCTGACCACGCCTGCAGAGGACTGGCCAGACCTGCTTCTGTCCAGACCTGCCGCAGACCTGCCTGTCACACGCACATCTCCTGGCATGTGACAGAGTTTGGACTT TGCACCAGAAGCTGCGGTGGTGgcgtgagagagagaaaggtcGGCTGCTTTGATACAGATCTCAATCCCTACCCAGAGGAACGATGTGGAGAAGCTAGTAGACCTCTTTCTGTAGAGTCATGCAACACACAACCCTGTCCAGGAGTACAAA CGGTTCCTAGTGTTCAAAATCCAGAGGCGAGAGAAAGTCCAAGAAGATTTGTGCCACATGTTCCAGGAGATCATTCAG TTCCAAGGCCAGACACATACAGTGAGCGGGGCCCGTACCCTCCTGTGTACGGTCCCCACTGTGCTCAGTCATTTTATGGCTGCTGTCCTGATGGCCACACCTCTGCAACTGGACCTAGGAGCCAGGGCTGCCCACAACATGACTGTGGTCAAAGCAG ATATGGCTGTTGTTTGGATGGAGTGACTCCAGCTCCAGGAGTTGGAAGGGCTGGATGTCCTGAGTTTCAGACAACTGAG CAGCGTCCATCTCGCCCTGCTGACCCATCTAGCGGGAACATTTGCCTCCTGCCCAGTGATGAAGGTCCATGTGACAACTGGATGGTTCGGTTTGTGTATAACTACAGCACTGGCAAATGCAAGGAGTTCTGGTATGGAGGCTGCCATGGCAATGCCAACAACTTCAGGTCAATGGAAGCTTGCAGGAGCGAGTGCGAGGGCGTTTCAAGAGGGCCTGCTCCTGCCAGGGGGGCGTCAAGAAGAGGGTCACTTGGAAGCATTGCAAGGGCGAGGGCTCAGCGCTCACGCCTTCAGCGTACAGAATAG